Sequence from the Bacteroidota bacterium genome:
GGCGGAATAATTGCGTTAGTTTTGATAGCTATTTTCAAAATTTTCTTTCGATATTTTAAAAAACTTATTTAAAAAACTGGCTATAACAGCACCTACCCAAAATTGGCGGTACACTGCTCCGCATCAACATTTGTTTAATCAAACATTAGTTTTCAAATTAGCCAATATTTAATATTGACAATTAAGTGTTATTAAAATAAAGTTGGTTTAGCGATTTATTAAAACACGATTAATTTTAAAAGTTTATCATTACAATATATAGCTTCTATTATTCTACTATCTTTATAGAATAATGATTAATTATTATATTTGCCGCACTTAAACAAAAATAATGATAATATGATTTTACAAATAGCAAGCAATTCGATTGACACTTTGCAAAAAATTCAAGCAACGGTTGAAGATTCGCTTCAAAAAAGTAAAGTTGTTGAAACCGTTTCTAAACTTAAGGGCGAAGAAGTTTTACATTTCTTAGTCATTGTTAGTATCATCTTAATTGCGTCCAGATTTTTAGGAGAAGTGTTCCGTAAACTTAAGCAACCAGTTGTTGTGGGTGAGATTTTAGCAGGCATAATAATTGGCCCTTCCTTGTTAGGCACTTTTTATCCTGACTTTTTTTCTGATACTTTTATTGCTGATAAACGAGCCTTTGGCGCTTTTGATGGTTTAGCAAATATTGGTGTAATACTTTTAATGTTTGTAGCCGGTATGGAGGTCGATTTAAAACAAATCAGGGAACAAGGTAAGCAGGCATCTATTATTAGTCTGGCTGGCATCGCCTTTCCGTTTGCTTTAGGATTTGCCGTTATCTGGTTTTTTCATGATTACATCCTATCCACACCCAGCGAAAATAAATTAGTGGCGGCAATGTTTTTTGGGACAGCACTCTCCATTACAGCACTTGCTGTAATAGTGAAAGTATTGTTTGACTTAAAAATGATTCGCACCAAAGTTGGTGGTTTGGTTTTGACGGCAGCAATGGTTGATGATTTTCTAGGCTGGATTTTATTCTCAATTATTTTACAAATGATGAACTCATCCAGAAGTGAAGGTTCTCCGGGGGCAATTTTTGTTGTGCTTTTGTTTGCGATTTTTATGGTAACTATCGGACGCTGGGTAGTGGATAAAATTTTGGCATTTACTTCAAGATTCTTATCCCCTCCCGGAGGTATCATTACCGTTGGAATTTGCCTGTGCTTGCTAGGTGCGGTTTTTACAGAATATTTAGGTATTCGAGGTGTTTTTGGGGCATTTTTAATTGGTGTGGCTGTTGGTGATTCCAAACATTTTTCAGAAACTACTCAACATGTATTACAACAGTTTATTATCAATATCATCGCTCCATTGTTCTTTGCTTCGGTTGGCTTACGTGTGAACTTTGTAACCAATTTTGATTTGCAAGTTGTACTTATAATTCTAACTATTGCTTGTATTGCAAAAATTGTTGGCGCTGGTGTTGGAAGCCGTTTAAGCGGTCTTGGTAAAAACGAAAGTATGGCCATTGCATTTGGAATGAATGCACGTGGCTCACAAGAAATTGTTTTGGGTTTAATTGCATTACAAGCAGGAATTATTGATGAAAAAGTTTTTGTTGCATTAGTAGTAATGACCATGGTAACAATTTTAATTGCTGGTCCATTAATGAAACATTATATGGAAAAACACTTAAAAGAGGGTAATTTGATACCGCTTGAAAAGTAAGAATTTGAACATTCAAGATAATTCCAATTTTAGTAGAAATCAAATTTTGAATCAACTTACCACAATGTGGAATCAAATTGAGAAATAATAATCTTAATGAGCCTCAACTTTGATGATGGTGTGGTTGGAGCATATATTCTAGCTATTGCGCTTGACAAGGCATACTCATACTCACAGACGAGCCTGGTCGCATTGCGTTAGCATCACAGTATAATCGTTTGCCAGCAATTGATATTGAAAAACAACAAATGAATGGACAAACAAACGAACAGATATGCTTTCAGGCAGCGGGGCGTTTTGAAATATTAAATAGTGAAGCTATTATAAAGTTACCCCGCAGAGGGTATTTTATCAAGTAGATTATATATGCACCTCGCTCAGTTTATTTTTAAAACAACCTTTACCTAAACTATTATTTTGGGCAAGGGAACTTATATTCAAGAATTAAAATAAATGTATTAAAAATCTTATTTCGTTATAGAGAATTGAAGCAAGATGCATCAACTACAATTATAAATTACAATTAATAAACAATAGCAACCATGGAACAAACAAACGACAAAATTTTCAGTATCGATGTTGAAATCTAAACTTGATATTTCTATTTGATGACGGCAGTCCTCAGCTATGTGCTGCATATTTATTATTTTTGCTATGGTAAGGCAATGGTGTCGATGTAATTTTTATTTTTACCACATGTTGTTAACGTGCAGATGTTTAAGGAGCAATTTTTTCGCAGGCTGACTTTATGCGTCATGCTTTGGCGACATCGGAACTTCAAACTGATTGCAAGAAATGAACAGTAATAAATGCGATATTTGCAACATGACCAAAATAAAATTCTGCTTTACTTTTCTTTTTTTCTTTTGTGTGGCACTTACAAATGCACAGCAATCGCATATTGACAGTTTGAAACAGCAACTGATAGTAGCAACAACAGAAAGTGCAAAAATTGAGTTAGCGATTCAAATTAGCAATGCATATTCTAACACCAATGTTGATTCAATGGTGTTGTACTCTAAGAAATCAATCGATTTATTGCGTAATATTTTAGCAACAGAAAATGCAGATAGTGTTAAAGTGCAAATCTTATGGTACATAAGTGACGTGTATCAATATGTGAGCAATGATTCGATGGTATTTTATTCGCAGCAAGCGTTGCTGCTTTGTATTAAAAACAGAAACAGTTTTCCTGCCGGCACTGAAGCACAGGCATTGTCACATCTTGCGGGTTCATTGTGGTGGGCAGGTAATTATCCTGATGCTAAGGAAACCTATTTTAAAGCATTGCAAATAGCCGAACCGCTTGCCGACACCATGCTTATAGGGAATATTTACAACGGTATAGCAATGGTAAACAGAAATGCAG
This genomic interval carries:
- a CDS encoding cation:proton antiporter, coding for MILQIASNSIDTLQKIQATVEDSLQKSKVVETVSKLKGEEVLHFLVIVSIILIASRFLGEVFRKLKQPVVVGEILAGIIIGPSLLGTFYPDFFSDTFIADKRAFGAFDGLANIGVILLMFVAGMEVDLKQIREQGKQASIISLAGIAFPFALGFAVIWFFHDYILSTPSENKLVAAMFFGTALSITALAVIVKVLFDLKMIRTKVGGLVLTAAMVDDFLGWILFSIILQMMNSSRSEGSPGAIFVVLLFAIFMVTIGRWVVDKILAFTSRFLSPPGGIITVGICLCLLGAVFTEYLGIRGVFGAFLIGVAVGDSKHFSETTQHVLQQFIINIIAPLFFASVGLRVNFVTNFDLQVVLIILTIACIAKIVGAGVGSRLSGLGKNESMAIAFGMNARGSQEIVLGLIALQAGIIDEKVFVALVVMTMVTILIAGPLMKHYMEKHLKEGNLIPLEK